A genomic segment from Pseudoalteromonas nigrifaciens encodes:
- a CDS encoding nuclease-related domain-containing protein, whose protein sequence is MILKDKILTTSNSAKIQAGQKQELDVAFYLRRAFKDHPQVFVFNDLKFKHNDETAQIDHLIVYTYGFILIESKSITGEVTINEHQEWSRSYRGNWQGMPSPIKQVELQLAVLKSLLRANAPLLLPKIFGKLQQGFGGREWQSVCAISSNAIINRDHTPKATQERLVKSEFIADKLLQMMKLPASTPNALHFLSTNVRPWFNEESLGKICQFILEKNISLSSQNHSNATTQINELKPPYQQVVTHTEPVIEAQTEPEVTLSKEIVLTCKQCNSSASLQPRSGRYGYFVTCGICEANTPMKAPCPQCSNAHTKASKRKDSYSLVCGNCDETVPIRF, encoded by the coding sequence ATGATTTTAAAAGATAAAATACTCACCACCAGTAACTCTGCAAAAATACAAGCAGGCCAAAAACAAGAGCTCGACGTGGCATTTTATTTACGCCGTGCATTTAAAGATCACCCTCAAGTTTTTGTGTTTAACGACCTCAAATTTAAACACAACGACGAAACAGCTCAAATAGACCACCTTATTGTATATACCTACGGCTTTATTCTCATCGAATCTAAAAGCATTACAGGGGAAGTAACGATTAATGAACATCAAGAATGGAGCCGAAGTTACCGTGGTAACTGGCAAGGTATGCCCTCACCAATAAAGCAAGTTGAGCTACAACTAGCAGTACTAAAAAGCCTATTACGAGCCAATGCCCCATTATTACTGCCAAAAATATTTGGTAAACTACAACAAGGCTTTGGTGGCCGAGAATGGCAAAGTGTTTGTGCAATATCGAGCAATGCTATTATCAACAGGGATCACACACCAAAAGCAACACAAGAGCGGTTAGTTAAATCAGAATTCATAGCTGATAAACTACTACAAATGATGAAACTACCCGCATCGACACCTAATGCTTTACATTTTTTATCCACTAACGTTAGACCATGGTTTAACGAAGAAAGTTTGGGCAAAATTTGCCAATTTATTTTAGAGAAAAACATATCACTTAGTTCACAAAATCATTCAAATGCCACGACACAAATAAATGAACTTAAACCGCCCTATCAACAAGTAGTAACGCATACTGAACCTGTTATTGAGGCACAGACCGAGCCTGAAGTAACACTAAGCAAAGAGATAGTTTTAACGTGTAAACAGTGTAATAGCTCAGCCAGTTTACAACCACGTTCTGGTCGCTATGGTTACTTTGTTACCTGTGGCATTTGCGAAGCTAATACACCAATGAAAGCTCCTTGCCCGCAATGTTCTAACGCCCATACTAAAGCAAGTAAGCGTAAGGATAGTTACTCATTAGTGTGCGGGAATTGTGACGAGACTGTGCCAATTCGGTTTTAG
- a CDS encoding DUF6088 family protein, with the protein MTIASKVTTRINRSKRYVFDRADFADIAGYDQVGRVLKKLVDNGHLLRIGYGLYTKARENRITGKLMPASPAGADGVILEAIEKLGVDYKFDEFSQRSINGESLQIPASLKIITNNRFKRKIVVNNSAINAN; encoded by the coding sequence ATGACAATAGCAAGTAAAGTAACAACAAGAATAAACCGCTCAAAGCGTTATGTTTTTGATCGTGCTGATTTTGCAGATATTGCTGGTTACGACCAAGTTGGCCGGGTATTAAAAAAGCTGGTTGATAATGGTCATTTATTGCGTATTGGTTATGGGCTTTACACTAAAGCGAGAGAAAATCGCATTACGGGTAAGTTAATGCCGGCATCTCCTGCGGGAGCTGATGGTGTTATATTAGAAGCGATTGAAAAGCTAGGTGTTGACTACAAATTTGATGAGTTTTCACAACGTAGTATCAATGGTGAAAGCTTGCAAATTCCAGCGTCTCTGAAAATAATTACAAATAATCGCTTTAAACGCAAAATTGTCGTAAATAATAGTGCTATTAATGCTAATTGA
- a CDS encoding nucleotidyl transferase AbiEii/AbiGii toxin family protein produces MLIDSDLFLDVADALGMGNPAIVEKDYYVVALLKLLSELSFDTHLLVFSGGTALTKSGIKTHRMSEDIDIKIIPTDVFANISKTQKRKARKELHLQLLNAISLHNSFSVENRPTIYDEYRYQQIDIRYPQAHSKVPCLRPFIKLELIETLLYDQVVSRDICSLMNEVTQKPPEVALMGFSSIKSTQAEKLVSMLRRTASFARDNIRDDDPALIRHIYDTYYIQQAGLASASDVMSLVSKVIAEDLTRYSNQHAEFMKSPIAELKFGLSLLQTNTLYEERFNQYVVPMVYGNNSLNWQQAFDVFKLYCNQVLNNIKL; encoded by the coding sequence ATGCTAATTGATAGTGACCTGTTTTTAGATGTTGCCGATGCTCTTGGTATGGGTAACCCTGCTATTGTTGAAAAAGATTATTATGTTGTTGCATTACTAAAACTACTTTCTGAATTGTCTTTTGATACGCACTTATTGGTTTTTTCTGGTGGTACCGCATTAACAAAGTCGGGCATTAAAACTCATCGAATGTCTGAAGACATTGATATTAAAATCATACCTACAGATGTGTTTGCTAATATTTCAAAAACACAAAAAAGAAAGGCTAGGAAAGAGTTACATCTTCAATTACTTAATGCCATTAGTCTGCACAACTCTTTTTCGGTAGAAAACCGCCCTACTATTTATGATGAATATCGTTATCAACAAATTGATATACGTTATCCTCAAGCACATTCAAAAGTTCCATGCCTAAGGCCGTTTATTAAGTTAGAGCTGATAGAGACCTTGCTTTATGATCAAGTAGTGAGTAGAGATATATGTTCTTTAATGAATGAGGTCACTCAAAAGCCTCCTGAAGTTGCGCTAATGGGGTTTTCGAGTATTAAGAGTACACAAGCGGAAAAGCTAGTCTCTATGTTGAGGCGAACAGCAAGTTTTGCGCGCGATAATATAAGAGATGATGATCCTGCATTAATACGCCATATTTATGATACGTATTATATTCAACAAGCTGGGCTTGCGAGTGCTTCTGACGTAATGTCTTTGGTAAGTAAAGTTATTGCGGAAGACTTAACGCGTTACTCAAACCAACACGCTGAATTTATGAAAAGTCCGATTGCTGAACTGAAGTTTGGCTTAAGCTTACTACAAACCAATACATTATATGAAGAACGCTTTAACCAATATGTAGTACCTATGGTTTATGGCAATAATAGCCTTAATTGGCAGCAAGCATTTGATGTATTTAAGTTATATTGCAATCAAGTGTTAAATAACATAAAGCTTTAG
- a CDS encoding YecA family protein, translating to MKLGRNDPCPCGSGKKHKHCCMNTVSTKQHAQIFDDITQTLAMNPELSLDELNLVAEQTIAARNNQADSDFCGLCPTQISNWLYAPFNELTKVTFNTPADLSSSPVMSYLALIFTEAMQQGGSIKATAKGNLPAKLVKQASELLPNFAVSKYPIHISISEFAGSNEDKFNALHYTRTLADVAGIIYYKSGHFHIKKSVQKLYQTQGINAFYLPMLEAAIMQYNWRYFDSFTDSVDLRAFWLFMLWRLQKHASVEQLIDEVITAFPALLSHAPASQYSSPSELLGRLIESRFINRFLEFWGFVSIDPKRRGNANIQPLLTQTFQFAI from the coding sequence ATGAAACTAGGACGAAATGATCCCTGCCCATGTGGCAGTGGCAAAAAGCACAAACATTGTTGTATGAACACTGTATCTACTAAACAGCATGCACAAATATTTGATGACATAACGCAAACTTTAGCCATGAATCCAGAGTTAAGTTTAGATGAGCTAAACCTTGTCGCAGAACAAACAATAGCTGCGCGAAACAACCAAGCCGATAGTGATTTTTGCGGGCTTTGCCCAACGCAAATATCTAATTGGCTCTATGCCCCGTTCAACGAATTAACAAAAGTTACTTTTAATACTCCAGCAGATTTATCAAGTAGCCCAGTGATGAGCTATTTAGCATTAATTTTTACTGAAGCCATGCAACAAGGCGGCTCAATTAAAGCAACGGCTAAAGGCAATTTACCTGCTAAATTAGTCAAACAAGCCTCTGAGCTACTACCTAACTTTGCTGTTTCTAAATACCCCATCCATATCAGTATTAGTGAATTTGCAGGCAGTAACGAAGATAAGTTTAACGCCCTACACTACACGCGTACTTTGGCTGATGTTGCCGGTATTATTTACTATAAAAGTGGCCATTTTCATATTAAAAAATCGGTGCAAAAGCTGTATCAAACCCAGGGGATTAATGCTTTTTACCTCCCTATGCTCGAAGCCGCCATCATGCAATACAATTGGCGTTACTTCGACAGCTTTACCGATAGCGTGGATCTGCGCGCATTTTGGCTATTTATGCTGTGGCGACTACAAAAACATGCCTCGGTCGAGCAACTAATTGACGAAGTCATTACCGCATTCCCAGCGTTACTTAGTCACGCTCCAGCGTCTCAATACTCAAGTCCGAGTGAGCTATTAGGCAGACTGATTGAATCTCGATTCATCAATCGCTTTTTAGAATTTTGGGGATTTGTTAGCATCGATCCAAAGCGTAGGGGAAATGCCAATATACAGCCATTGCTAACGCAAACCTTTCAGTTTGCAATTTAG
- a CDS encoding glutathione S-transferase family protein, with amino-acid sequence MGLIVDGKWVDQWYDTKKSGGKFERQASRFTQQISNAADSKFKPEAGRYHLYVSLACPWAHRTMIMRKLKQLENVITLSVVKPEMLENGWEFGEHGDPLYNLDYAYQLYLKADANYEGRATIPILWDKKTHTIVNNESSNIMRILNTAFNELTGNTDDYYPQALQAEIDSVNERIYNTVNNGVYKAGFATTQSAYNSAYHALFESLDWLEQRLATQRYLVGEQITEADWRLFTTLVRFDAVYHGHFKCNQQKISEYPNLYNYVTELYQVPGIKDTVDLEYTKIHYYASHKTINPTGVVPLGPKTQFEQPHDRDRRY; translated from the coding sequence ATGGGATTAATCGTAGACGGAAAATGGGTTGACCAATGGTACGACACCAAAAAATCTGGCGGTAAGTTTGAGCGCCAAGCAAGCCGCTTTACCCAACAAATTTCAAACGCCGCCGATAGCAAATTTAAACCCGAAGCGGGACGTTACCATTTATATGTGTCGCTAGCTTGCCCATGGGCACACCGCACCATGATAATGCGTAAATTAAAGCAACTCGAAAACGTAATTACACTTAGCGTAGTAAAGCCCGAAATGCTCGAAAATGGCTGGGAATTTGGTGAGCACGGCGATCCGCTTTATAACCTAGATTACGCCTACCAATTGTATTTAAAAGCCGATGCCAATTACGAAGGCCGCGCCACTATTCCTATTTTATGGGATAAAAAAACCCATACTATAGTTAATAACGAATCATCAAACATCATGCGCATTTTAAATACCGCGTTTAACGAGCTAACCGGCAATACCGACGACTACTACCCGCAAGCACTACAAGCAGAAATCGACAGCGTAAACGAGCGCATTTACAACACGGTAAATAACGGCGTATATAAAGCAGGCTTTGCCACCACGCAAAGTGCTTATAACAGCGCTTACCATGCATTATTCGAAAGCCTAGACTGGTTAGAGCAACGCCTAGCTACACAGCGCTACTTAGTTGGTGAGCAAATTACCGAAGCCGATTGGCGCTTATTTACTACTTTAGTGCGCTTTGACGCTGTGTATCATGGCCACTTTAAGTGTAATCAGCAAAAAATTAGCGAATACCCTAACCTATATAACTATGTCACTGAGCTGTACCAAGTACCAGGCATTAAAGACACTGTTGACTTGGAATACACCAAAATACACTACTACGCCAGCCACAAAACTATTAACCCCACCGGCGTAGTACCGCTAGGGCCTAAAACACAATTTGAGCAACCGCACGATCGCGACCGCCGGTATTAA